The sequence CATGAGTGCGCCTCCCATGCGGTCGGAGACTTCCCCCCCATACTGGTACAGGAAGTGGAGGCAGGCTAACCGCTTTATTAATAAACCTTAGAGGCGTCCCGCAGTGTGGGAGGTGAAGTGTGTTAAGGTTGTGTTGTTACACGTTTCTTCTTGGTTAATAGGTGGGACCCACAATCTCAGTGATCTTGAAAGCTCTTGATATCAGattaattaaagcaaacaatGGATGTGAGCCGATTTATAAGTCTTTCAAAAAGAGCACATCAACATGTCAAAGTATTTCAATTATAGTTTTTTGGCAAAGTCATAGGTAGGCTTAAGGCAACTACCGGTTTCATGATAAAATTTCCCCACATACGCAGCGTTTTAACAGTATTCTCTGTTTAGCATGTATTATCATTGTCACtagacttaaaaaaattaagttgaaaattGGGTTCAATACTTTTTTGATGGTTGCATGATGGCTTActgttattatcatcattacagtcaattaaacactgaaaataatgataTCCAACATGTAAGATATGAATAAAAACGTACTATGCCTATTGCCTATGTTAAAGCAGAGGATTTTAGACATATTATATGTTAGCATTACCTTGTAAATAAACCTTGGATGTAAACGAAATTTTTGAAATGGTATTAGTGAGTTAAGCATGAACCATTACGTGAACGTATTGTCATTTGATATTGTTACTCGATAGGTGCAGCAGCTACTGCTTTTTTAGTGAGAGGAGCCACCAGATGGCATTTGCTGGGTCTCTTTGCAGCAAAGGTTTATTCTGTTTCGCATATATTCTGGAATAGATATATGATGATTTAAATTGGAATAGAAATTGAATAAAGGCTTGATTCCTTTAGTGAGGGGTGTAAAACTACTGAGCTTTATAAAAAAACCTCATGCGCCTTATATCTATAATCACTCCAGTGAAAAATAAACCATCACTGTCGCCCCCTTCGATATCAAAATCAACCAACATGAACTATTTTCACTTGTTAATGGTGGATCTGTATACATTTcttcctgattcagacgagaacttttttcactgcagaaagcagtattatagatagaggactctTATTTTGTCCAGATCATNNNNNNNNNNNNNNNNNNNNNNNNNNNNNNNNNNNNNNNNNNNNNNNNNNNNNNNNNNNNNNNNNNNNNNNNNNNNNNNNNNNNNNNNNNNNNNNNNNNNNNNNNNNNNNNNNNNNNNNNNNNNNNNNNNNNNNNNNNNNNNNNNNNNNNNNNNNNNNNNNNNNNNNNNNNNNNNNNNNNNNNNNNNNNNNNNNNNNNNNNNNNNNNNNNNNNNNNNNNNNNNNNNNNNNNNNNNNNNNNNNNNNNNNNNNNNNNNNNNNNNNNNNNNNNNNNNNNNNNNNNNNNNNNNNNNNNNNNNNNNNNNNNNNNNNNNNNNNNNNNNNNNNNNNNNNNNNNNNNNNNNNNNNNNNNNNNNNNNNNNNNNNNNNNNNNNNNNNNNNNNNNNNNNNNNNNNNNNNNNNNNNNNNNNNNNNNNNNNNNNNNNNNNNNNNNNNNNNNNNNNNNNNNNNNNNTGGCTGTGCCAATGTGCCTAGATTACTGTCATCATTGGAGGATCATATGGAGCAGGGAACTATGGCATGTGTGGGCAGAGCTTATGGGTAAGCTTTTATTATTAGTGAACTTACCTGCTCAAAGGTACCAACTCTAAAAACATACTCAAGGTGTCCCAGTTGACTGAAGAGCACAAGATAAACTACCTTATTAAAGTGACTGTGTGTCCACCTCACAGCCCCAGGTTCCTGTACATGTGGCCTAATTCCCGGATCTCTGTGATGGGAGGGGAGCAGGCAGCCACAGTGCTGGCTACAATAACAAAGGATCAAAAAGCCAGGGAAGgaaaagaggtaaaaaaaaaaaaaaaaaagaaagtaaaacaaaaaaaaaaaaaaaaatttataaatcttTAAAGGGAAATTGGGAAATGAAGTTAGATGTTTTACTGAGAGTTTAAAAAGGCATATAGCTTACACATCTTAGctaacatttaacacatttttggttatttttccaGCTGACAGCAGAACAGGAAGCTGCAATGAAAGAGCCAATTATCAAACGCTTCGAGGAGGAGGGAAATCCATATTATTCCAGTGCCAGGTAACTAGTTTAGCCATGTATGtttagtgaagtgaagtgaatgtCATGTGTGgtgtatggtgtcccatactcggaatgtgtgcactgcatttaaaccatccaagtgcacacacacacacccggagcagtgggaaagccattttttgctgcggaGCCCGAGCAGCACTTGGGGGTtcggtctcacctcagtcgtggtattgaaggtggaagagagcactgtccATTCACTCGCCCCACCTACAGTACAATCCCCTGCCGttactgagactcgaacccgcaaccttttggGTTACAAGTtgaccattaggccatgactgcccccatCATAACTGATGTTTAAAGTTGCAGTCCTTAAGTTTTGCCCCCGCGACGCCATCTCTGTTgtaaacctgcaattgcagctgtttgcggaattatcttccttgcgtgtcctttctggattacagtccgccatcaaaatgataaaaatgaattattctagctgctgttAGAAAAGGCTATCATCCTccaggatcctcacatgcgattAGCCTAGTAAGCCGGGACaactttttatgtgtttacaGAGTTGACGTAATGACACGGTGGCATGCTCGAATTTCCCACGAAAACATACCCCATACCACTCAAatcagaaaacattattataagctaacaGTTGTGTGACAGGCTACAGTAAGGCGATAgtttttgaacactggctgggttatgtacttgctcagaTATTGATATAGGataattttttaaccaaaaaaagttatggactgtAGCTTTAAATTGTGTTACATAAAATGCacgcagtttttttttaaatgatgtattcTTGACCTGAGAaccatttatgaatttattcatttttgctttttgcttttgctagtgtatttgaatgttttttatttttttagtaaaatattactgGTGCCACTTTTAAACAGTACAGTATGTCATTATTAGACAACATGGGCATATGAATTAGTTTTCCTACACTACTACTGTCTCCCCCTCCCTGTGTAATGTCTGATTTTCACGTTTGTTGCACTTTCCTCCTAGATTGTGGGACGATGGGATCATTGACCCGGCTGACACTCGTCTCGTCCTAGGCCTGAGTCCCTGAGTGCTGCTCTCCAACGACCCCACACAGAAAACACGCTTCGGTGTCTTCAGAATGTAAATCTGGTTTTGTAAAGAttagaaatttttaaattaaatcaatgcCCTCTGTCGTTTGGGGTAGTGCACTAACTTTATAGACTTGTTTTGTCTTTGTATATTTGACAACAACAGTAAAACCTTTAAAGCCTGTAACTGAGTGATGCGTCTCATAAGTTGTGTAGTTTTCTGGTTGTTTTGTTCCCTTGATACATAAAACAGAAATCATCACAAAATATTATCTGTATAAGAACATGAAAGAAAACATCTTAagatcatttttaaagaaataagcaTTGTAAGTGTACCTGTAGTATTTTTGTAACAAACCATGGTTCTGTACCATATAAAATGTACTTATGAATGCACTACTCAAATACCAAAAACACTTGAATTACCAAACTTCTGTTACACTTCAGAGTTTCATTAAATTCCTCATGTGGGACAAACTGGCTAGCAatttgatttcagctttatttaattaacttttactatattttgttttaattttagttaatagcACTGGAGGAGACTTACATATCAAACATTAGAAATTAagggaatgtttatttttttaaggaaaatatacaATGATCCACTTTGGTTACTTTGCGTGAGTTTACAGAAGGACATGGCAGATGGAGATTTTCTCATGATTGTACACTAACTTTGTGTACAGAGACAAAATGTTCATATCCAGATAGTATGAGAAACCGCAAATGTGTTGTATTTGATACATTTacctgaagagaaaaaaaaagaaagaaattgttaGATCTTAGTTTTGAGTGTGTTATTGTATCTGAAGATTCAAATCTTTGAAATGTAACTCACAGAGATATCATTGGCCTGTCCTCTGTGTGCTCAAACAATATTCACGCGAATAACACTCAAAGGATCAGTGGATGGAAAATAAcacctgtctgtgtctgtgtctgcaaCCGCTTCAAATTTATCAGCATCGTCTGATGAACCCTTCTCTATTCTCAGccttttaactgaaattaaatctaaatgtaaagacattattaaagacGGAGCGCATTGTATAAGGGCTCCAGAACGTCTCAGTTTTTCTacagaaataaattcattcattataagttaaagtaaaatatacttgTTTAGTGTTTTGACAACATTAGCTAAGTTAGCTGGTTCTCCTTCCAGCTTTTAGCATCTACAGACCCGTGGATAGTGTTCTCCGGCGGGTGATTCTCATCGCTCGATGTAACGTTAGCAGCACAACCTATGAACTTAAAGCAGCGACCAGCATCGTGAATGGGGTATTAGAGATTTGCATGCAGAAATATGCCAGAGACAGGGATTTTCACGCGGAGGCAATTTGAGTTGCTAAGCAACAGGTGAGTACGATGTGTCGAAGCCGACTCATTTTCGCGAATCGGCTCATTTGAAAAGTTCGTTTCAAAGAACCAGTTCTAAACACTCTGACATATAAATTTTTTCATTACGTGGATAAGAAATGGGCAACCGGCGGCCAGCAGTGTCTTTTAATGCGGCCCGCAGGATCATATTAGACTCAGATGATCGGTTTAAAAAACGTCTGGAAATATAAGCCTGCGGAACGATTGCTTTTCAGTTGATGATGGTTAATAACTCCAACCAGGAGAGGTCACTATAGTTTCCAGCCGCTCCACTTATTAATTGATTACAGCGTAGTAGTAAGTGCACTCTAATctaaacattcaaacatttgcgaaaataaatgaaaagttgaCCATGAAAATCGTATTGTCCAGTCAGGATGGTAAACAGATGACCTTTTTACCAAGTTCAAAGTGATACCCATATGTTTGGATTGTTTGGAAATGTAACCTTAAATGGCCTTAATcttaatgtatacagtatatgctcaCAAAAAGAAGTATGAAAGACGCCAGAGTTGCATTTACCTCAGATTTCAAGGGTAAAAT is a genomic window of Cyprinus carpio isolate SPL01 chromosome B10, ASM1834038v1, whole genome shotgun sequence containing:
- the LOC122138619 gene encoding methylcrotonoyl-CoA carboxylase beta chain, mitochondrial-like, with product MEQGTMACVGRAYGPRFLYMWPNSRISVMGGEQAATVLATITKDQKAREGKELTAEQEAAMKEPIIKRFEEEGNPYYSSARLWDDGIIDPADTRLVLGLSP